A single genomic interval of Novosphingobium ginsenosidimutans harbors:
- the sufB gene encoding Fe-S cluster assembly protein SufB produces the protein MSEDATVRDQAARDAAAKVADYEHGWSAEIETEFAPKGLNEDTVRFISAKKSEPEWMLDWRLKAFRHWQTMPTPDWAKLNIPPIDYQDAYYYAAPKPKKKLSSLDEVDPEILEVYKKLGIPLEEQKVLAGVEGARKVAVDAVFDSVSVATTFREELKKAGVIFLSISEAIREYPDLVKQWLGKVVPVRDNFFAALNCAVFSDGTFVYIPEGVRCPMELSTYFRINAENTGQFERTLIVADKGSYVSYLEGCTAPMRDENQLHAAVVELVALDDAEIKYSTVQNWYPGDAEGKGGIYNFVTKRALCQGKRSKVSWTQVETGSAVTWKYPSCVLNGEDSVGEFYSVAVTNNYQQADTGTKMIHNGKGSRSTIVSKGISAGKSQNTYRGLVRVAPQAEGVRNFTQCDSLLLGKDCGAHTVPYIEVRNPSAQIEHEATTSKISDDQLFYAMQRGLDQEAAVALIVNGFAKEVLQQLPMEFAVEAQKLLGISLEGSVG, from the coding sequence ATGAGCGAGGACGCAACTGTCAGGGATCAGGCCGCGCGTGATGCCGCTGCCAAGGTCGCCGATTACGAGCACGGCTGGTCGGCCGAGATCGAGACCGAGTTCGCGCCCAAGGGCCTGAACGAGGATACGGTCCGCTTCATCAGCGCGAAGAAGAGCGAGCCTGAATGGATGCTCGACTGGCGGCTCAAGGCCTTTCGCCATTGGCAGACCATGCCGACGCCGGATTGGGCCAAGCTCAACATCCCGCCGATCGATTACCAGGACGCCTATTACTACGCCGCGCCCAAACCGAAGAAGAAGCTCTCCAGCCTCGACGAGGTCGATCCCGAGATTCTCGAGGTCTACAAGAAGCTCGGCATTCCGCTTGAAGAGCAGAAGGTGCTCGCCGGGGTCGAAGGCGCGCGCAAGGTTGCGGTCGATGCGGTGTTCGATTCGGTATCTGTCGCCACCACCTTCCGCGAAGAGCTGAAGAAGGCGGGCGTCATCTTCCTCTCGATCAGCGAGGCGATCCGCGAGTACCCGGACCTGGTCAAGCAGTGGCTGGGCAAGGTTGTGCCGGTGCGCGACAACTTCTTTGCGGCGCTCAACTGCGCGGTCTTTTCGGATGGCACCTTCGTTTACATTCCCGAAGGCGTACGCTGCCCGATGGAGCTCAGCACCTATTTCCGCATCAACGCCGAAAACACCGGGCAGTTCGAGCGGACGCTGATCGTGGCCGACAAGGGCAGCTATGTAAGCTACCTCGAAGGCTGCACCGCGCCGATGCGCGATGAAAACCAGCTCCACGCTGCCGTGGTTGAACTGGTCGCGCTCGACGATGCCGAGATCAAGTATTCGACCGTGCAGAACTGGTACCCCGGCGACGCCGAGGGGAAGGGCGGGATCTACAACTTCGTCACCAAGCGCGCGCTGTGCCAGGGCAAGCGCAGCAAGGTCAGCTGGACCCAGGTCGAGACTGGTTCGGCGGTGACCTGGAAGTATCCGAGCTGCGTGCTCAATGGCGAGGATTCGGTCGGCGAATTCTACTCGGTCGCCGTCACCAACAATTACCAGCAGGCCGATACCGGCACCAAGATGATCCACAATGGCAAGGGTAGCCGCTCGACTATCGTGTCCAAGGGCATCTCGGCCGGCAAGAGCCAGAACACCTATCGCGGCCTCGTCCGCGTTGCCCCCCAGGCCGAAGGCGTGCGCAACTTTACCCAGTGCGACAGCCTGCTGCTCGGCAAGGACTGCGGCGCGCATACCGTGCCCTACATCGAGGTGCGCAACCCCTCGGCCCAGATCGAGCACGAGGCGACCACCAGCAAGATTTCGGACGACCAGCTGTTCTACGCGATGCAGCGCGGGCTGGATCAGGAGGCTGCCGTCGCCCTGATCGTCAACGGCTTCGCCAAGGAAGTGCTGCAGCAATTGCCGATGGAATTCGCGGTCGAGGCGCAGAAGCTGCTCGGCATTTCGCTCGAAGGAAGCGTCGGATGA
- a CDS encoding SUF system Fe-S cluster assembly regulator: MRLSSMADYAVVTMSAAARHCGGSRVSAAELAAETGLPVPTVQKLVSRLTAAGLLRSTRGVGGGLKLARPAAAITLADIIEAVEGPIALTQCVDDARADCGLDACCSVKPHWPIVNEALRGALSQVSLIRLAEVTA, translated from the coding sequence ATGCGGCTTTCTAGCATGGCCGATTATGCCGTCGTCACGATGAGCGCCGCCGCGCGCCATTGTGGCGGCTCGCGTGTCTCGGCCGCTGAATTGGCGGCTGAAACCGGCCTGCCGGTGCCAACCGTGCAGAAGCTGGTGAGCCGCCTGACCGCCGCTGGCCTACTGCGCTCGACCCGCGGCGTGGGCGGCGGCCTCAAGCTGGCGCGCCCGGCTGCAGCGATTACTCTGGCGGACATTATCGAAGCGGTCGAAGGCCCGATCGCGCTGACCCAGTGCGTCGACGATGCCCGGGCCGATTGCGGGCTTGATGCCTGCTGCTCGGTCAAGCCGCACTGGCCGATCGTCAACGAGGCACTGCGCGGCGCCCTGTCGCAAGTCTCGCTGATCCGCTTGGCTGAGGTGACGGCATGA
- a CDS encoding AraC family transcriptional regulator, with product MLRSPATDESGGPAAPDTADLTASDRIKLDFLPPPDPLRRFVTTFYSLRCDDREIHDCLPAAVGYLAVNLSGTGLLHFANGRIEPSHEAMFLTPTTAAVRIALQGPWHMVGAALSPLGWAALTGLHAGSVADRVLPASQVLGALADELVPMLRMAEGGDPARAAILAEVIGARLQPVKPRHVQVIGAIAEWLSSDFDPPVSALPERANYSIRQVERLCERYFGVPPKQLARKYRALRVAAMLQAPDTSPEQVAALKELYFDQSHLIRDMRHYLGRTPNRIFDGSAPLLNATSSVRGYREVRPNFARIPGD from the coding sequence ATGCTGCGATCACCTGCAACCGACGAGAGTGGTGGACCTGCCGCGCCGGATACAGCCGATCTGACTGCCAGCGACCGGATCAAACTGGATTTCCTACCTCCGCCCGATCCGCTGCGCCGCTTTGTCACAACCTTTTATTCTTTGCGCTGCGACGATCGCGAGATCCACGACTGCCTGCCAGCGGCAGTCGGTTATCTTGCCGTGAATCTGTCCGGCACGGGCCTGCTGCACTTTGCCAACGGCCGCATCGAGCCCTCGCATGAAGCCATGTTTCTGACCCCGACCACGGCTGCTGTTCGGATTGCACTGCAGGGGCCCTGGCACATGGTTGGCGCGGCCCTTTCGCCGCTTGGCTGGGCGGCGCTGACCGGATTGCACGCCGGGTCTGTAGCGGACCGCGTCCTGCCTGCTAGTCAGGTGCTGGGCGCGCTGGCCGACGAGCTTGTGCCAATGTTGCGGATGGCTGAGGGCGGCGATCCCGCTCGTGCCGCAATTCTGGCCGAAGTGATCGGCGCTCGGCTGCAGCCAGTGAAGCCACGCCATGTCCAGGTCATCGGGGCGATTGCTGAGTGGCTTTCGTCCGATTTCGACCCGCCGGTTTCGGCCTTGCCCGAGCGCGCCAACTATTCGATCCGCCAGGTCGAGCGGCTTTGCGAACGCTATTTCGGCGTTCCGCCCAAGCAATTGGCGCGCAAGTACCGGGCGCTGCGGGTTGCGGCGATGCTGCAGGCTCCGGACACCAGCCCGGAACAGGTCGCCGCGCTCAAAGAGCTCTATTTCGATCAGTCGCATCTCATCCGCGACATGCGGCACTATCTCGGCCGGACCCCGAACCGGATCTTCGATGGCTCGGCGCCGTTGCTGAATGCCACCAGCTCGGTCCGCGGCTACCGCGAAGTCCGGCCCAATTTCGCGCGCATTCCCGGCGATTGA
- a CDS encoding quinone-dependent dihydroorotate dehydrogenase, which produces MTQIYSLIRPALFLLDAERAHRLTIDSLKLMPHGAPCRPGPLATEVAEIKFPNPLGMAPGFDKDAEVPDAVLGLGFGFTEIGTVTPRPQAGNPQPRLFRLAEDRAVINRMGFNNGGLEVVHARLARRKRQGVVAANVGANKDSTDRIADYLAGIAAFRDLASYITVNISSPNTPGLRDLQGDKELNDLLSAIAAERQAGDPPVFLKVAPDLDEAAPARIVEAAVKHGIAAIIVSNTTITRPPLKSRHAGEAGGLSGAPLRDLAQQRMRDFHAVAKGTIPLVGVGGIASAEDAWARIRAGASLIQVYSAMVYEGPGLARRITRGLERLMKHDGFGSIAEAVGSE; this is translated from the coding sequence GTGACCCAGATCTATTCGTTGATCCGCCCGGCCCTGTTCCTGCTCGACGCCGAGCGGGCGCATCGGCTTACGATCGACTCGCTGAAACTCATGCCGCACGGCGCGCCGTGTCGTCCTGGTCCGCTGGCAACCGAAGTCGCCGAGATCAAGTTCCCCAACCCGCTCGGCATGGCCCCCGGCTTTGACAAGGATGCCGAGGTGCCCGATGCCGTGTTGGGGCTAGGGTTTGGTTTCACCGAGATCGGCACGGTCACCCCGCGCCCGCAGGCGGGTAATCCGCAGCCGCGCCTGTTCCGGTTGGCCGAGGACCGCGCGGTGATCAACCGGATGGGTTTCAACAATGGCGGGCTCGAGGTCGTTCATGCCCGCCTCGCCAGGCGCAAGCGGCAGGGTGTGGTTGCCGCCAATGTCGGTGCCAACAAGGATTCGACTGACCGGATCGCCGATTACCTGGCCGGGATCGCCGCCTTCCGCGATCTGGCAAGCTACATCACGGTCAACATCTCCTCGCCTAACACCCCGGGGCTGCGCGACCTGCAAGGCGACAAAGAGCTGAACGACCTGCTCTCAGCCATTGCCGCCGAACGCCAGGCCGGTGATCCACCGGTCTTCCTGAAGGTTGCCCCCGATCTGGATGAGGCAGCGCCAGCCCGGATCGTCGAGGCGGCGGTGAAACACGGCATCGCCGCGATCATCGTCTCCAACACCACGATCACCCGTCCTCCGCTGAAGTCCCGCCATGCGGGTGAAGCCGGCGGCCTGTCGGGCGCGCCGCTGCGCGATCTGGCCCAACAGCGCATGCGCGATTTCCATGCCGTGGCGAAAGGCACGATCCCGTTGGTCGGCGTGGGCGGCATTGCCAGCGCTGAAGACGCCTGGGCGCGGATCCGCGCCGGGGCGAGCCTGATCCAGGTCTATAGCGCGATGGTCTATGAAGGTCCGGGCCTCGCCCGCCGGATCACGCGCGGGCTGGAGCGGCTGATGAAGCACGACGGCTTCGGCAGCATTGCCGAAGCCGTGGGCAGCGAGTAG
- a CDS encoding gamma-glutamyltransferase family protein, with amino-acid sequence MASFRLSIACIALFVASCTNPQSLQSVPPAAETAQPFVIAANPLAARAGMDVLERGGNAIDAAIAVQAMLSLVEPQSSGMGGGTIMQHLDGQTGQLVVYDGREVAPAQASREMFMGNDGKPLGFREAVVSGRATGVPGAVAALALAHREHGKLPWSSLFDAPIRTAEEGFIISPRLGRFLPLPFPQLDQPDAKRYFSRPDGTRMATGDRLRNPDYAAFLRRLAKNGPDALYRGSTAAKIVARTREGPLAGTMTMADLAGYKPVKRMPICAPYRAYKVCAPPPPSSGVGMLALLGLLERTDIAARGPNDPQAWFLFAEASRLMYADRDTYVGDADFVKVPVAGMIEPAYLDQRAALIGKTAATRVEPGKPKGAGVAIADRTLEPAGTSHFIVRDARGNVVSMTTTVESIFGSGRMVDGFFLNNQMTDFSFNPLQENGELSPNAVAPGKRPRSSMVPLVLFDKDGHFAGAIGSAGGNAILAYVSKSLVAAIDWGLPMQQALAQPNLVARGNSFNGEVTKFSPELRAGLAERGINLAPGQGEDSGVHGVLIRNGKIDGGFDPRREGVVLVGN; translated from the coding sequence ATGGCCTCGTTCCGACTTTCCATCGCCTGCATCGCGCTGTTCGTTGCGTCCTGCACCAATCCGCAATCGCTGCAGTCCGTTCCGCCAGCGGCCGAGACGGCCCAGCCATTCGTGATCGCGGCTAACCCGCTGGCCGCCCGGGCCGGGATGGACGTGCTGGAGCGCGGCGGCAATGCGATCGATGCAGCGATTGCGGTCCAGGCCATGCTCTCGCTGGTTGAACCGCAATCATCCGGAATGGGCGGCGGCACGATCATGCAGCACCTTGATGGCCAGACCGGGCAACTGGTGGTCTATGATGGGCGCGAAGTCGCCCCGGCCCAGGCCAGTCGCGAGATGTTCATGGGCAACGACGGCAAGCCGCTGGGCTTCCGCGAGGCGGTTGTTTCTGGTCGCGCTACGGGCGTGCCTGGCGCTGTTGCCGCGCTGGCCCTGGCCCACCGCGAGCATGGCAAGCTGCCGTGGAGCAGCCTGTTCGATGCCCCGATTCGCACTGCCGAAGAGGGCTTCATCATCAGCCCGCGCCTTGGCCGCTTCCTGCCGCTGCCGTTCCCGCAGCTCGATCAGCCCGATGCCAAGCGCTATTTCTCGCGTCCCGATGGCACCCGGATGGCTACCGGCGACCGGTTGCGCAACCCCGACTATGCCGCCTTTCTGCGCCGGCTCGCCAAGAACGGCCCCGACGCGCTCTATCGTGGCAGCACGGCGGCCAAGATTGTTGCCCGCACCCGCGAGGGACCGCTCGCTGGGACCATGACCATGGCGGACCTGGCGGGCTACAAGCCGGTGAAGCGCATGCCGATCTGCGCCCCCTACCGCGCCTACAAGGTTTGCGCCCCGCCGCCGCCGTCAAGCGGCGTCGGGATGCTGGCGCTGCTTGGCCTGCTGGAGCGGACCGACATTGCCGCCCGCGGTCCCAATGATCCGCAGGCCTGGTTCCTCTTCGCCGAGGCGAGCCGGCTGATGTATGCTGATCGCGATACCTATGTTGGCGATGCTGATTTCGTGAAGGTGCCGGTCGCCGGGATGATCGAGCCGGCCTACCTTGACCAGCGCGCCGCCCTGATCGGCAAGACCGCCGCCACGCGCGTCGAACCGGGCAAGCCGAAAGGGGCCGGGGTCGCGATTGCCGACCGGACGCTGGAACCAGCCGGTACCTCGCACTTCATTGTCCGCGATGCGCGCGGCAATGTCGTTTCAATGACCACCACGGTTGAATCGATCTTCGGCTCGGGCCGGATGGTCGATGGATTCTTCCTCAACAACCAGATGACCGACTTCTCGTTCAACCCGCTGCAGGAGAACGGGGAGCTTTCACCCAACGCGGTTGCGCCGGGCAAGCGGCCGCGCTCGTCGATGGTGCCGCTGGTGCTGTTCGACAAGGATGGGCACTTTGCCGGAGCGATCGGCTCTGCCGGTGGCAATGCGATCCTGGCCTATGTCAGCAAGTCGCTGGTTGCAGCGATCGACTGGGGCTTGCCGATGCAGCAGGCGCTGGCGCAGCCCAATCTGGTCGCGCGCGGCAACAGCTTTAACGGCGAAGTCACCAAGTTCAGCCCTGAGCTACGCGCGGGTCTTGCCGAGCGCGGGATCAACCTGGCGCCTGGGCAGGGTGAGGACTCAGGTGTCCACGGCGTGCTGATCCGCAATGGCAAGATTGACGGCGGGTTCGATCCGCGGCGCGAAGGCGTAGTGCTGGTCGGGAACTAG
- a CDS encoding AMP-dependent synthetase/ligase has translation MDIGDFRAARNLVELFLKRADEKGEVPFLSAKRGGSWQSISWAEAAQQVCLMAEALRTMGLKDGDRVMLVSENRPEWCIADFAIMAAGCVTVPAYITNTERDHLHVLENSGARAVIVSDDKLAKPLLPAILTSGQAGFVIGIEPLRIAQTGQFEYRDWASLVTGDAAAAHAAVAKRVAQIKREDTACIIYTSGTGGSPRGVLQHHGAILCNVDGAARILSEDFGWGDEVFLSFLPLSHAYEHTGGQMLPIGMGGQIYYSEGLEKLASNIEEVRPTIMVVVPRLFEVLRTRIMKQVEKQGKVANFLMGRALAIGGIKGQREGKGRLRDKPMDLLLERTLRPKIRARFGGRIKAMVSGGAPLNPEVGTFFEAMGLTMLQGYGQTEAAPVISCNRPRVGLKMDTVGPAMEGVEIKIAQDGEILVRGELVMHGYWRNEAETARVLKEPEGEPGAGIWLHTGDIGHLDDKRRIVITDRKKDMIVNDKGDNISPQKVEGMLTLQPEIAQAMVVGDKRPYVVGLIVPDAEWALEWARAQGEKFDFKALQDLPAFRSAIRAAIDRVNQDLSVIEKVRQFTFADEAFSIENEEMTPSLKIRRHKLKERYSERLDSLYKG, from the coding sequence ATGGATATTGGTGATTTCCGGGCCGCCCGGAACCTGGTCGAACTGTTTCTGAAACGCGCGGACGAGAAGGGCGAAGTACCGTTCCTTTCGGCCAAGCGGGGCGGATCATGGCAGTCCATTTCGTGGGCCGAAGCGGCGCAACAGGTCTGCCTGATGGCCGAGGCGCTGCGAACGATGGGCCTCAAGGACGGCGACCGGGTAATGCTGGTTTCCGAAAACCGACCGGAATGGTGCATCGCCGATTTCGCGATCATGGCAGCAGGCTGTGTGACTGTGCCGGCCTACATCACCAATACCGAGCGCGACCACTTGCACGTGCTGGAAAACTCGGGCGCACGTGCCGTGATAGTGTCCGACGACAAATTGGCCAAACCGCTGCTGCCGGCCATCCTGACTTCGGGCCAGGCCGGCTTCGTAATCGGGATCGAGCCGCTGCGGATCGCCCAGACCGGCCAGTTCGAATACCGCGACTGGGCCAGTCTGGTGACCGGTGATGCCGCCGCTGCGCACGCTGCGGTCGCCAAGCGTGTTGCGCAGATCAAGCGCGAGGATACCGCCTGCATCATCTACACCAGCGGCACGGGCGGAAGCCCGCGCGGCGTGCTGCAGCACCACGGGGCGATCCTCTGCAACGTCGATGGCGCGGCGCGGATCCTGTCCGAAGACTTCGGATGGGGCGACGAGGTGTTCCTCAGTTTCCTGCCGCTGAGCCATGCCTATGAGCACACCGGCGGGCAGATGCTGCCGATCGGGATGGGCGGGCAGATCTACTATTCCGAAGGTCTCGAGAAGCTGGCCAGCAATATCGAGGAAGTGCGCCCGACGATCATGGTCGTCGTCCCCCGCCTGTTCGAGGTGCTGCGCACCCGGATCATGAAGCAGGTCGAAAAGCAGGGCAAAGTCGCCAATTTCCTGATGGGCCGGGCGCTGGCGATCGGCGGGATCAAGGGCCAACGCGAAGGCAAGGGCCGGCTGCGCGACAAGCCGATGGACCTGCTGCTTGAGCGGACCCTGCGCCCGAAGATCCGCGCCCGCTTTGGTGGCCGGATCAAGGCGATGGTTTCGGGCGGGGCGCCGCTCAACCCCGAAGTCGGCACCTTCTTCGAGGCAATGGGGCTGACCATGTTGCAGGGCTATGGCCAGACCGAGGCTGCCCCCGTGATCAGCTGCAACCGGCCGCGCGTGGGCCTGAAGATGGACACGGTTGGCCCGGCGATGGAGGGGGTCGAGATCAAGATCGCGCAGGACGGTGAGATCCTGGTGCGCGGCGAGCTGGTCATGCACGGCTACTGGCGCAATGAGGCTGAGACCGCGCGCGTCCTGAAGGAGCCGGAAGGCGAACCAGGTGCCGGCATCTGGCTTCACACCGGTGACATCGGCCATCTGGATGACAAGCGCCGGATCGTCATCACTGACCGCAAGAAGGACATGATCGTCAACGATAAGGGCGACAACATCTCGCCTCAAAAGGTTGAAGGCATGCTGACGCTCCAGCCAGAGATCGCCCAGGCGATGGTGGTGGGTGACAAGCGTCCCTATGTTGTCGGCCTGATCGTGCCCGATGCCGAATGGGCGCTTGAATGGGCGCGCGCGCAGGGCGAAAAGTTCGATTTCAAGGCGCTGCAGGACCTGCCCGCCTTCCGCTCGGCGATCCGCGCCGCGATCGACCGGGTAAACCAGGACCTCAGTGTGATCGAGAAGGTCCGCCAGTTCACCTTCGCGGACGAGGCATTTTCGATTGAGAACGAGGAAATGACGCCGAGTCTCAAGATCCGCCGGCACAAGCTCAAGGAGCGCTACAGCGAGCGGCTCGACAGCCTTTACAAGGGCTAG
- the thiS gene encoding sulfur carrier protein ThiS: MTDQLSLTVNGEPRRAAPGTVADLVRSLELDPAKVAVERNGEIVARSTLGSVALVEGDVLEIVHFVGGGDHRPDDSWTVAGRSFRSRLIVGTGKYKDFAENAAAVEASGAEIVTVAVRRVNVSDPKAPMLTDLIDPKKITYLPNTAGCFTAEDAIRTLRLAREAGGWDLVKLEVLGEARTLYPNMVETIRACEVLAKEGFLPMVYCTDDPIAAKQLEDAGAVAVMPLGAPIGSGLGIQNRVTIRLIVEGAKVPVLVDAGVGTASDAAVAMELGCDGVLMNTAIAEAKDPIRMARAMKLAVEAGRHAYLSGRMATRKYADPSSPLAGLI; encoded by the coding sequence ATGACTGACCAGCTTTCCCTTACCGTCAACGGCGAACCGCGCCGCGCCGCGCCCGGCACAGTTGCTGACCTCGTACGCAGCCTGGAACTTGACCCGGCAAAGGTCGCGGTCGAACGCAATGGCGAGATCGTCGCGCGCTCGACCTTGGGCAGCGTCGCGCTGGTTGAGGGCGATGTGCTGGAGATCGTCCACTTTGTTGGCGGCGGGGATCACCGCCCTGACGACAGCTGGACTGTCGCGGGTCGTAGCTTCCGTTCGCGGCTGATCGTCGGCACCGGCAAGTATAAGGACTTTGCCGAAAACGCCGCCGCGGTCGAAGCATCGGGCGCCGAGATTGTTACGGTCGCGGTGCGGCGGGTCAACGTGTCGGACCCCAAGGCACCAATGCTGACCGATCTCATAGATCCGAAGAAGATCACTTACCTCCCCAACACCGCCGGCTGCTTCACCGCCGAGGACGCGATCCGCACCTTGCGGCTGGCGCGCGAGGCCGGCGGCTGGGATCTGGTCAAGCTGGAAGTGCTGGGCGAAGCGCGCACGCTTTACCCGAACATGGTTGAAACCATCCGCGCCTGCGAAGTGCTGGCCAAGGAAGGCTTCCTACCGATGGTCTATTGCACCGACGATCCGATCGCGGCGAAGCAACTGGAAGATGCCGGTGCCGTCGCGGTCATGCCGCTGGGTGCGCCGATCGGTTCGGGTCTCGGCATCCAGAACCGGGTGACGATCCGCCTGATCGTCGAAGGCGCAAAGGTCCCCGTGCTGGTGGACGCCGGGGTTGGCACCGCCTCTGATGCGGCAGTCGCGATGGAACTGGGCTGCGACGGTGTGCTGATGAACACCGCTATTGCCGAGGCGAAGGATCCGATCCGTATGGCCCGGGCGATGAAACTTGCGGTCGAGGCCGGGCGCCACGCCTATCTTTCTGGACGAATGGCGACCCGCAAGTACGCAGATCCCTCCAGCCCGCTCGCAGGGCTGATTTGA
- a CDS encoding MerC domain-containing protein, with protein MRDALLSIRGRLDRFGVLLSGLCMLHCLAGLLLVAGLGLGGQFLFAPVIHRVGLALAIAVGAVTLVIGVVRHRDPKPLQIGGAGLALMAVALFVGHGVEEALLTIAGVSLLAWAHWRNLKLS; from the coding sequence ATGCGTGATGCCCTGCTCTCGATTCGCGGCCGGCTCGATCGGTTCGGCGTGCTCCTGTCGGGGCTGTGCATGCTGCATTGCCTCGCTGGCCTGCTGCTGGTCGCCGGGCTGGGGCTGGGCGGGCAATTCCTGTTCGCGCCGGTGATTCACCGGGTCGGACTGGCCCTGGCCATTGCAGTTGGCGCAGTTACTCTGGTGATCGGGGTGGTCCGCCACCGTGATCCCAAGCCTTTGCAGATCGGCGGTGCGGGCCTGGCGCTGATGGCCGTCGCCCTGTTCGTCGGCCACGGGGTGGAAGAGGCGCTGCTCACCATCGCCGGCGTCTCGCTGCTCGCCTGGGCGCACTGGCGCAACCTCAAGCTGTCCTGA
- a CDS encoding COX15/CtaA family protein: MTAASPRPLALARWLFAVAALVVFIVAVGGITRLTESGLSITEWKPVSGVLPPLSEAQWQKAFDDYKQIPQYIEVTGPAGMTLADFKFIFFWEWVHRLIARIIGLAFALPLAWFWIKGAIPKGYHGRLVALLALGGLQGTIGWWMVSSGLSADVRVSHFRLATHLLVALFTLGGLVWTALDLRALARGEARARLTPFTVFALGALALQLFFGALVAGMRAGYVAGSGWFNWDAWPLMQGHLVPEGIDWAAGKLHALLNDPFLTHFVHRWWAWVVVAILVLMGRKLRALDRRASIAIHSAFGLQVLLGIATVMSGVALWLAVAHQLVGALLVASTVWGAHALGLRAAKA; the protein is encoded by the coding sequence ATGACAGCCGCTTCTCCCCGGCCCCTGGCACTTGCCCGGTGGCTCTTCGCCGTTGCCGCTCTTGTGGTCTTCATCGTCGCCGTTGGCGGGATCACGCGTCTGACCGAATCCGGCCTTTCGATCACCGAATGGAAGCCGGTGTCGGGTGTGCTGCCGCCGCTGAGTGAAGCGCAGTGGCAGAAGGCCTTCGACGATTACAAGCAGATCCCGCAGTATATCGAGGTCACAGGGCCTGCGGGAATGACCCTGGCCGATTTCAAGTTCATCTTCTTCTGGGAGTGGGTCCACCGCTTGATCGCCCGGATCATCGGGCTGGCCTTTGCGCTGCCGCTGGCCTGGTTCTGGATCAAGGGCGCGATTCCGAAAGGCTACCATGGCCGGCTGGTCGCGTTGCTGGCCTTGGGCGGGCTGCAGGGGACGATCGGTTGGTGGATGGTCTCGTCAGGCCTCAGCGCCGATGTCCGGGTCAGTCACTTCCGCCTGGCTACGCACTTGCTGGTGGCGCTGTTCACGCTTGGTGGGCTGGTCTGGACCGCGCTCGACCTGCGCGCCCTGGCACGGGGCGAGGCGCGCGCGCGGCTCACGCCCTTTACGGTGTTCGCGCTCGGCGCGCTTGCCCTGCAGCTGTTCTTCGGTGCGCTCGTGGCGGGAATGCGCGCCGGCTATGTCGCCGGTTCGGGCTGGTTTAACTGGGATGCCTGGCCACTGATGCAGGGCCATCTGGTGCCCGAGGGGATCGACTGGGCGGCCGGGAAGCTGCACGCCCTGCTGAATGATCCATTCTTGACGCATTTCGTCCACCGTTGGTGGGCCTGGGTGGTCGTGGCAATTCTGGTGCTGATGGGGCGCAAGCTCCGCGCGCTTGATCGCCGCGCCTCGATCGCGATTCATTCGGCTTTCGGCCTTCAGGTTCTGTTGGGCATTGCCACGGTGATGAGCGGCGTGGCGCTGTGGCTGGCGGTGGCACACCAGCTGGTTGGCGCCCTGCTGGTCGCCAGCACGGTCTGGGGTGCCCATGCCCTGGGCCTGCGTGCTGCCAAGGCTTGA
- the rplM gene encoding 50S ribosomal protein L13 translates to MKALSKVTRSIKPAEVEKKWHLIDAEGLVVGRLAVIIANHLRGKHKPSFTPHVDCGDHVVVINAGKVKLTGNKLKQKTYYKHTGYAGGIKEVTAAKVLDGRFPERVLEKAVERMIPRGPLGRNQMRALHLYAGAEHPHAGTQPQPLDVAAMNRKNKVGA, encoded by the coding sequence ATGAAGGCGCTTTCCAAGGTCACCCGGTCGATCAAGCCGGCCGAGGTGGAAAAGAAGTGGCATCTGATCGATGCCGAAGGACTGGTGGTCGGGCGTCTCGCCGTGATCATCGCCAATCATCTGCGCGGCAAGCACAAGCCGAGCTTCACCCCGCACGTCGATTGCGGCGATCATGTCGTCGTGATCAACGCCGGCAAGGTCAAGCTGACCGGCAACAAGCTGAAGCAGAAGACCTATTACAAGCACACCGGTTATGCCGGTGGCATCAAGGAAGTGACCGCCGCCAAGGTGCTGGACGGCCGCTTCCCCGAGCGCGTGCTCGAAAAGGCGGTTGAGCGCATGATCCCCCGTGGTCCGCTCGGCCGCAACCAGATGCGCGCCCTTCACCTCTACGCCGGTGCCGAGCATCCGCATGCGGGCACCCAGCCCCAGCCGCTCGACGTCGCTGCCATGAACCGCAAGAACAAGGTGGGTGCCTGA